In Apium graveolens cultivar Ventura unplaced genomic scaffold, ASM990537v1 ctg5283, whole genome shotgun sequence, one genomic interval encodes:
- the LOC141702572 gene encoding protein FAR1-RELATED SEQUENCE 5-like: MGPKFRDCSSCGDSSHISRLVGDYVSNGGNSLSESEISVSRFNITHGGHKYYTPKYSGDISKPEVNQSFDSLEKGIEFYKEYGRLSRFNVRLNIEMKDDRDEIILRKYIICGRAGFNDLPRNLDESSSKIVKRRRTVSGRCGCKAICVFQRIGPIMNIGTSKSLTLMKEQVGGYGNIGASADAQILLEKFKVLHETCESFYYAYDVDCEGHLTNLFWADATARRNYELNGDVVSFDATFNTNRYNMIFAPFTGVDKHDLCVTFAACLLCHAMKAAVPEVFKATNEYPATKHRLCMWHIIQKSPLKLGNRLCKETDFIKKMKKFIWSSTI; encoded by the exons GTTCCAGTTGCGGTGATTCGTCTCATATTAGCCGTTTAGTAGGTGATTATGTATCTAATGGCGGTAATAGTTTATCTGAAAGTGAGATTTCTGTTTCGCGTTTTAATATTACACATGGTGGTCATAAGTATTACACTCCAAAGTATAGTGGTGATATTTCTAAACCAGAGGTTAATCAGAGTTTTGATAGTTTGGAAAAAGGTATTGAATTTTACAAGGAATATGGGAGGTTATCTAGATTTAATGTGAGGTTGAATATTGAAATGAAAGATGATAGGGATGAaataattttgagaaaatatattATTTGTGGGAGAGCTGGTTTTAATGATCTGCCTAGAAATTTAGATGAAAGTTCTAGTAAAATTGTTAAGCGTAGGAGGACTGTTTCAGGGAGGTGCGGATGTAAAGCAATATGTGTTTTCCAACGTATTGGTCCGATAA TGAATATTGGTACTAGTAAATCTCTTACTTTGATGAAGGAACAGGTTGGTGGTTATGGCAATATTGGTGCTTCG GCTGATGCACAGATATTGCTGGAAAAGTTTAAAGTTTTACATGAGACATGTGAATCATTTTATTATGCATATGATGTTGATTGTGAGGGTCATTTAACGAATCTTTTTTGGGCTGATGCTACTGCTAGAAGAAATTATGAATTAAATGGAGATGTTGTATCCTTTGATGCTACATTTAATACAAATCG GTATAACATGATCTTTGCTCCTTTTACCGGTGTGGATAAACATGATCTATGTGTCACATTTGCTGCATGTCTTCTT TGTCATGCAATGAAAGCTGCTGTTCCTGAAGTTTTTAAAGCAACCAATGAATATCCTGCCACTAAGCATCGTTTATGCATGTGGCATATAATCCAGAAATCCCCTCTTAAG CTTGGCAATCGATTGTGTAAGGAAACTGACTTTataaagaagatgaagaaatttatCTGGTCTTCAACTATTTAG